The proteins below are encoded in one region of Chloroflexota bacterium:
- the csm3 gene encoding type III-A CRISPR-associated RAMP protein Csm3, with protein MTVKLLGRVIISGEIEAKTGLHIGGSPGALAIGNVDLPVIRDARTNQPYIPGSSLKGKMRSLSEKLTGAPQNKNIGKDVAIHVAGGDKRDYKSEADYKRVGMEQYQSYWVNPIFGLPGEVGFDIPAPNRLLVRDVPLTKSSRDELLKAKTDLPFTEVKWEAAIDRVTSAATPRQIERVPAGAIFGPMELVFSAFLKEDAALFGNVLRGLQLVEDDYLGGHGSRGSGKVAFRALRVEIRRGETYETVTDARFSGLALTELISRQAELLNWVTDMLALA; from the coding sequence ATGACTGTAAAACTGTTAGGCCGGGTGATTATCAGCGGCGAGATTGAAGCCAAAACCGGTTTGCACATCGGCGGCAGCCCCGGTGCGTTAGCGATTGGCAACGTGGATTTGCCCGTCATCCGCGACGCTCGCACCAACCAGCCCTACATCCCGGGCTCATCACTTAAGGGCAAGATGCGCTCGTTGAGCGAGAAGCTGACTGGCGCGCCACAGAACAAAAACATCGGGAAAGATGTGGCCATACATGTTGCAGGCGGCGATAAGCGCGACTACAAATCTGAGGCAGACTATAAGCGTGTTGGGATGGAACAATATCAGAGTTATTGGGTCAACCCCATCTTCGGCCTGCCTGGCGAAGTCGGGTTTGATATTCCAGCCCCAAATCGTTTGCTGGTGCGTGATGTCCCTTTGACCAAATCATCGCGTGATGAACTTCTCAAAGCCAAAACCGATCTCCCCTTCACCGAAGTGAAATGGGAGGCGGCTATTGACCGGGTGACGAGCGCGGCGACGCCGAGACAGATTGAGCGTGTTCCGGCGGGCGCGATCTTCGGGCCGATGGAGTTGGTGTTCAGCGCATTCCTCAAAGAGGATGCTGCCCTGTTCGGTAATGTGCTGAGGGGGTTGCAATTGGTAGAAGATGACTACCTGGGCGGGCATGGCTCGCGCGGCAGCGGCAAGGTGGCGTTCCGCGCTTTGCGTGTGGAAATCCGGCGCGGCGAGACATATGAAACCGTGACCGACGCGCGTTTCAGCGGCCTGGCCCTGACCGAGCTAATAAGCAGGCAAGCTGAACTGCTCAACTGGGTGACAGACATGCTGGCCTTGGCGTAG
- the cas10 gene encoding type III-A CRISPR-associated protein Cas10/Csm1 → MDEKVLSAALAGLLHDIGKFSQRAGVGISETGNAEARRDYGYVHALASYDFMTAFVPKDWREDLSGIAYHHRPRNQREVWIQLADHLSASEREEDEDNRIPRMQSVFSQLAAYNGPVQYLPLKRLNPEHRDSLFPQAIDDNNWKAVSAKEYADLWQEFDGECKKRSLIAIADRAAYLETVFALLQEFTWCVPSAYWKSKPDVSLFDHLRTTAAIAACLAADDQSIDWCKNAKQSQEPICYLVGGDLSGLQAFIYTLASNGAAKSLRARSFYVQLISEAMAMAMLRELDLPLTNLLYVGGGGFQLFAPMKAKEQLPNIVRDLVDRLLEAHQGGLGLTVKWRPLAYSDFEDFGKARDGLGKKINQAKRQPFAAASPEKLMTALGEPMSEGGDPLRFCKVTGEDGNTVKKDKDGEYKSKFVLSLEDLGKLLPGASHIAFAPVPRQAPTRATDWQQALRVFGMEAQVVVRSDVAQRMSVDSGEFVRVWRLDATPEPEEREWLKPLGPAQVISYRPFARLTPLDTDGNPLTFDELAQPKNGGFERWGVLRLDVDNLGNLFKSGFGDKASLSFAIRLFFEGWLPQLAGRDLKQYLYIQYSGGDDVFVVGAWDVLPEFARRIRQSFGEYAAGNPHLTLSGGMTMVDAGYPLYQAAQQAGDAEDAAKSVDGKDAFTFLDHPLKWSELQATQERAYRLMDNIKAKHLPHSALQTLLALQARKNGKPKPMYGPWMWMAAYQLTRLTQQIKDNDTREHIRELQQKYLSPGADIETIGLAARWAQYLTRGG, encoded by the coding sequence TTATCATCACCGCCCTCGCAATCAGCGTGAGGTCTGGATTCAATTGGCCGATCATCTTTCAGCAAGCGAACGTGAAGAAGATGAGGACAATCGCATCCCTCGAATGCAATCCGTCTTTAGTCAATTAGCCGCCTATAATGGCCCGGTTCAGTATTTGCCACTCAAGCGATTGAATCCTGAGCATCGCGACAGTCTTTTTCCACAAGCAATAGACGACAATAATTGGAAGGCGGTTTCTGCGAAAGAATACGCCGACCTATGGCAGGAATTTGACGGGGAATGCAAGAAACGCAGCCTGATTGCTATTGCTGATCGGGCGGCATATCTCGAAACCGTGTTCGCGCTTCTGCAGGAATTCACCTGGTGTGTGCCGTCCGCGTATTGGAAAAGCAAGCCTGATGTGTCGCTGTTTGACCATCTGCGGACGACGGCGGCGATTGCGGCGTGTTTAGCCGCCGACGATCAGAGCATTGACTGGTGTAAAAACGCAAAGCAATCACAAGAACCGATATGTTATCTGGTTGGCGGCGATTTGTCGGGGTTGCAGGCTTTTATCTATACGCTGGCATCAAACGGCGCGGCCAAGTCGTTGCGGGCACGCTCGTTCTACGTGCAGTTAATCTCGGAAGCGATGGCGATGGCGATGTTGCGCGAACTTGATTTGCCGTTGACAAATTTGCTGTACGTGGGCGGCGGCGGTTTCCAGTTGTTCGCGCCCATGAAAGCCAAAGAGCAATTGCCCAATATTGTCCGCGATTTAGTGGACCGCTTGTTGGAAGCGCATCAGGGTGGGCTAGGATTGACGGTTAAGTGGCGGCCATTGGCCTATAGCGATTTTGAAGATTTCGGCAAAGCACGAGACGGGTTGGGAAAGAAAATCAATCAAGCCAAGCGCCAACCATTTGCGGCGGCCTCGCCCGAAAAATTGATGACTGCTCTAGGCGAGCCTATGAGCGAAGGTGGTGACCCGCTCCGGTTTTGCAAAGTGACGGGTGAAGACGGCAACACGGTAAAGAAAGACAAGGACGGCGAGTATAAATCCAAGTTTGTCTTGTCGTTGGAAGATTTGGGGAAGCTACTGCCCGGGGCCTCGCACATTGCTTTCGCGCCTGTTCCCAGACAAGCGCCAACCCGTGCTACGGACTGGCAACAAGCCTTGAGAGTATTTGGAATGGAAGCGCAAGTTGTAGTGAGATCGGATGTGGCGCAAAGAATGTCGGTGGACAGCGGCGAATTTGTGCGGGTGTGGCGGCTGGATGCTACTCCAGAGCCGGAAGAGCGCGAGTGGTTGAAGCCGCTCGGCCCGGCGCAAGTCATCAGTTATCGCCCATTTGCGCGGCTGACACCGCTGGATACGGACGGCAACCCGCTGACCTTTGACGAATTGGCCCAGCCAAAGAATGGCGGATTCGAGCGTTGGGGCGTATTGCGGTTGGACGTGGACAACTTGGGCAATCTGTTCAAATCGGGTTTTGGCGACAAGGCCAGCCTGTCGTTTGCTATCCGGCTGTTCTTTGAAGGTTGGTTACCTCAATTGGCCGGACGGGATTTGAAGCAGTATCTCTACATTCAATACTCTGGCGGGGATGATGTGTTTGTGGTGGGCGCATGGGATGTTTTGCCGGAGTTTGCGCGACGCATTCGCCAGTCGTTTGGCGAGTATGCGGCGGGCAACCCGCACCTGACGCTCTCTGGCGGAATGACGATGGTGGATGCAGGCTATCCGTTGTATCAGGCGGCGCAACAGGCGGGCGACGCTGAAGACGCGGCCAAAAGCGTAGACGGCAAAGATGCTTTCACATTTTTGGATCATCCGCTGAAGTGGAGCGAACTGCAAGCGACGCAGGAACGCGCCTACCGTTTGATGGACAACATTAAAGCTAAACATCTGCCTCACTCCGCTCTGCAAACATTATTGGCTCTGCAAGCGCGCAAAAATGGAAAACCCAAACCCATGTACGGCCCGTGGATGTGGATGGCGGCGTATCAACTCACCCGCTTGACACAACAGATTAAGGACAATGACACCAGGGAACATATCCGGGAATTGCAACAGAAATATTTGTCTCCTGGCGCAGACATCGAAACCATCGGGCTGGCCGCTCGCTGGGCACAATATCTTACACGAGGAGGATAA
- the csm2 gene encoding type III-A CRISPR-associated protein Csm2, whose translation MTQYNRGSQRGGNNPPAPQFQKPSDDEIKKIIVNGDVELLVKLAERAGEALAVQKLTTSQIRNVFGTVRQIQMRWPTAPEKSYREAVLLRPKLAYFAEREKKSKGGGSAGMETLQVVLEPALKLLSDTGQPNQERFERFAELFEAIVAYHKKHGGK comes from the coding sequence ATGACACAATACAACAGAGGAAGCCAGAGGGGCGGCAACAATCCGCCTGCGCCTCAATTTCAAAAACCGAGTGACGATGAAATCAAAAAAATCATCGTCAACGGCGACGTAGAGTTATTGGTGAAGTTGGCTGAACGGGCGGGCGAGGCGTTGGCTGTTCAAAAACTCACTACCAGCCAGATACGCAATGTGTTTGGCACAGTGCGTCAGATCCAAATGCGCTGGCCGACAGCCCCGGAAAAATCTTATCGGGAAGCAGTCTTGTTGCGCCCCAAGCTGGCTTATTTCGCCGAACGCGAAAAGAAGTCGAAGGGGGGCGGCTCGGCGGGCATGGAAACACTGCAGGTGGTATTGGAGCCTGCGCTGAAGTTGTTGAGCGACACCGGCCAGCCCAACCAAGAGCGATTTGAGCGGTTCGCAGAATTGTTTGAAGCCATTGTAGCGTATCACAAGAAGCACGGCGGCAAGTAA